The DNA region GGCCGCCGCACCCCGTCAAACACGGGGTCCGGAGCGCGCCGGCCCGAAAAGCGCCGATCCGTCCGGACCGGTCACACACGCATCGGCATCAACACGTAAAGAGCCGTGGAGTCGGCGACGTCGCGCACGATGGTCGGCGAGGCGGCGTCGGCCAGCGAGAAGCGCGCGCCCTCGCCCTCGATCTGCTGCGTGATGTCGAGCAGATAGCGAGAGTTGAAGCCGATTTCCAGGGGGCCTTCCTGGTAATTGACCTCCAGCTCCTCGGTGGCGCTGCCGGCCTCGGGGCTGGTGGCCGACAGGGTCAGCGTGCCGCGGGTCAGCGACAGCTTCACGGCCCGGCTCTTCTCGGTGGAGATGGTGGCGACGCGGTCCACGGCGGCGGCGAACAGCTTGGCGTCCACCTCCATCGTCTTGTCGTTGCCGACCGGGATCACCCGCTCGTAATCCGGGAAGGTGCCGTCGATCAGCTTGGAGGTCACCACCACCGAATCGAAGGCGAAGCGGATCTTGTTGTCGGACAGCGACAGCTCGATGCGGTCGGCGGCCTCGTCGATCAGCTTGCGGATCTCGTTCACGGTCTTGCGCGGAACGATGACGCCGGGGATGCCGGCGGCCCCCTCCGGCAGCGGCATCTCGACCCGCGCCAGACGGTGGCCGTCGGTCGCCACGGCGCGCAGCACCGGCAACTCGGCCCCGCCGGCCTTGGCCTTGGCGGCGTGCAGGTAGATGCCGTTGAGATAGTAGCGCGTCTCTTCGGTCGAGATGGCGAAACGGGTGCGGTCGACCAGCGCCCGCAAATCGCCCGCCGTCAGGTCGAAGCGGTGCGGCAGGTCGCCGCCGGAGAGCTGCGGGAAATCGTCGACCGGCAGGCAGGACAGCTTGAACTGCGAGCGGCCGGCGCGCAGCGTCAGGATCGTGCCGTCGCCGCCGATGTCCAGCTCCACCTGGCTGCCGTCGGGCAGCTTGCGCACGATGTCGTACAGCGTGTGGGCCGGGGCGGTGGTGCCGCCGGCACGGGTCACCGTGGCCGGGACCGTTTCGACGATCTCCAGGTCCATGTCGGTGGCGGCCAGCGACAGCTCGCCGTCGCTCGCCCGCAGCAGCACGTTGGACAGGATGGGGATGGTGTTCCTGCGCTCCACCACGCTCTGCACATGACCAAGGGACCGGAGAAGGGCGGCGCGTTCGATGATGATGTTCATGCTGGTCGTCGTCTCGGCAGGTCGTGTTTTTTTGCGATTCGCAGGTGTACCCATGCCGGTCCGGCCACAGTCCAGCGGGCCGGAACGGGGGCGCATGATACCACAACGTCGGTTTTGCCGAACCAAATTCGTTCGGCGCGGCCGGAGGGTCGCCGGAAACGACGATTCCGGCCCATCCGGAGGCCCGTGACGCCTCCGCGGGGTGCCGCCGTAGGGGGATGCGGCGGGGACGGGAGGGCCTCGATTCGCGCCGCGGCGACCGCGTCTCAGCGACTCTGCCGCCCGCCTTCCGCCGCGAACTGGGCGTCCAGGCCGGCGCGGTAGTCCGGGTACGCCAGATCCACGCCGAGCTGGCGCTTGATGCGGTCGTTCTTCACCCGGCGGCAGTCGGCGTAGAAGCTGGCGGCCATCGGCGACAGCCCGGCCTCCTCGAAGGGCACCAATGGCGGCGGCTCGACCCCCAGCAGGCCGCAGGCGTAGCTCACCACCTCGTGGGAGGGGGAGGGCAGGTCGTCGGCGACGTTGTAGACCGCGCCCAGCGTCGGCTTGTCCATCGAGGCGCGCAGCGTCGCCGCGATGTCCTCGACATGGATGCGGCTGAACACCTGCCCGGGCTTGTCCACCCGCCGGGCGGTGCCGTCGCGCACGTTGTCCAGCGCGCTGCGCCCCGGCCCGTAGATGCCGGCCAGCCGGAAGAGATGCATCGGCACGCCGTACTGCCGGTAGAGGTTCAGCCAGCCGCGCTCCGCCTCGACGCGGCGCTTCTGCCGCTCGCCGGTGGGGCGCAGCCACGCCGCCTCGCCCACCCATTCGCCCTTGGTGTCGCCGTAGACCCCGGTGGTGGAAAGATAGCCGGCCCAGTCGAGAGTCCGCAGGTCCGCCAGATCCATGGCGTGCTGGTCGAGCACCGGGTCGCCCCGCTCGTCGGGCGGGACGCTGACCAGCAGATGGGTGGTGCCGGCCAGTGCCGCGCGGGCGTCGTCCAGCGGGCGGCCCCGGTCGAACAGGAACGCCTCGATGCCCTGCGCCTCCAGCGCGGCGCGCTTGTCCTCGCCGCGGCAGGTGGCGGCGACCCGCCAGCCCTCGGCCTTCAGCCGGTCGGCGAACACGCGGGCGGTGAAGCCCAGGCCGAAGACGAACAGACGGGGTGAAGCCATGTCTTGCGGGGTCCTTGCGTCGGAAGCGGCAATGACGGAGTGTAAGGCCGCCATGAACCGACGCAACGCTTACCTCATCACGGCCGCGCTGGCGCTCCTTTCCGCCGGCCCCGCCTTGGCCGCTCCCGCCGTCGATCACAACCGGGAGTTCCAGGCCTGCCTGACGCTCGCCGAGAAGCGCCCGACCGAAGCGCTGGAGAGCGCGCAGACCTGGCTGAACCGCGGCGGCGGCGACCATGCCCGGCTGTGCCAGGCGCTGGCGCTGTTCCACAAGGGTGACTTCACCACTGCCGGGGCGCGGCTGGAGGAACTGGCCCCGGTGCTGGGCAAGGATGACCCGAAGGCCGGGGCCTCCATCCTCGGGCGGGCGGGGTGGGCATGGCTGCGCGCCGGTGACAACGCGCGGGCGGAGCGGGCCTACAGCCGCGCCCTGGCGCTCCAGCCGGACGACGTGGACCTGCTGATCGACCGCGCCATCGCGCGGGCCGAGACGGAGCGCTTCTGGGACGCCGTGGCCGACCTGGACGCGGCGCTGGCGAAGGACCCGCGGCGGGCCGAGGCCTATCTCTACCGCGCCGCCGCCCACAAGGCCCTGGCCAACGACCGGCAGGCCGTCGCCGACATCGACCGCGCGCTGGAACTGCGCCCCGGCGATCCCGACGCCCTGCTGCTGCGTGCCAACATCAAGGCGCAGGCCGGCAATCTGCCGGGCGCGCGGGAGGATTGGAGCCAGATCGTCCGCAACACGCCGAACAGCGCGGCGGCGAAGACGGCGCAGGCCAACCTTGACCGCTCCGCCAGGGCGCCGGCTCCCGCCGCCAAGGGCGACGCGAAGGGCGCGGCGGCCCCCGCAAAGCCCTAGTTTCTGTTGGGTCGTTACGCTCATTTCACAAGGCTCCTGCGACATTTGGCCGGCTGGACGGATGCGAACGCTTCGCAGGATCATTCGCGTCGAAGAGGGGCGGACAGCAACGCGCGCCCCCCACCTCCCGGTGCGATCAGGTGCAGCCATGAGCGGTCATCCCACCCCCGAAACGGGCTCGTCGCCCGGCGGACGGCATTTGGGCGAGTTGAAGAAGGGCGAGCGCGCCCGCGTGACCGGCGTCGATGAGCGGGGGGTCGTCACCACCCTTCCCGAAGGGGAGCTGGAGCGGCGCATGATCGAGATGGGGCTGGTCGAGGGCTCCCATGTCGAGGTCCTGCACGAAGCCTTTCCGGGCCGCGACCCCATCGCCATCCGCGTGAACGAGCACACGCTGGCGCTCCGCCGCGCCGAGGCGCGCGCCGTGCTGGTGGCGCCCGCCGCCTGACGCGAGGCGCCGCTTCCTTTTTCAGAACGACCCCCTGCAAGGACATCCGGCCATGTCGGTCCTGGACTCCGCCCTGCCGCCGCGCATCGCGCTGGTCGGCAACCCGAACTGTGGCAAGACCGCCCTGTTCAACGCGCTCACCGGTTCCCGCCAGAAGGTGGCGAATTATCCCGGCGTCACCGTGGAACGGAAGATCGGGCATTTCGTCAGCCCGCTCGGCCGCCGCGTTCAGGTGATCGACCTGCCGGGCACCTACAGCCTGCGCGCCCGCTCCCCCGACGAGGAGGTGACCCGCGACGTCGTGCTCGGCCGCTTCTCGCACGAGGACAGCCCCGACCTGCTGGTCTGCGTCGCCGACGCCACCAACCTGCGCCTGAACCTGCGGCTGGTGGTGGAGCTGAAGCGGCTGGGCCGCCCGATCATCCTGGCGCTGAACATGATGGACGCGGCGGAGAAGCGCGGCTGCCGCATCGACGCGGCGGCCCTGTCGGCCGCGCTCGGCGTGCCGGTGGTGCCGACCGTCGCCATCCGCCGCGGCGGCGTCCAGCCGCTGCTGGAGCAGATTGACGGCGCCATGGCCATGGCGTCCGATGCGGCGGCGGACGCGGCGGACAACGCCGCCCCCTGCGGCTGGAGCGAGCCCTCCTCGCGCGACCTGCGCGCCTACCACCAGGAGGTCGAGGGGCTGCTGGCCGGCTGCGTGGCCGACGCCGGCCTGCCGCCGCTGGCGACCCGGCGGGTGGACGCCGTGCTGCTGCACCCGGTGTTCGGGCTGGCCTTCCTGTTCCTCGTGCTGTTCCTGATGTTCCAGGCGGTGTTCGCCTGGGCCGAGGCGCCGATGAACCTGATCGACGGCGCGGTCAGCGGGCTCAAGGACTGGGTGGCCGCCACCCTGCCGGACGGCGCGCTGCGCAGCCTGCTGACCGACGGGATCATCGCCGGGGTGGGCAGCGTGGTCATCTTCCTGCCGCAGATCCTCGTGCTGTTCTTCTTCATCCTGGTGCTGGAGGCGACCGGCTATCTCGCCCGCGCCGCCTTCCTGCTGGACCGGCTGATGGGCGGGGTGGGTCTGCACGGGCGGGCCTTCATCCCGCTGCTGTCCAGCTTCGCCTGCGCGGTGCCCGGCGTCATGGCGGCGCGCACCATCGAGAACCGGGCCGACCGGCTGGCGACCATCATGATCGCCCCGCTGATGACCTGCTCGGCCCGGCTGCCGGTCTACACGCTGCTGATCGCGGCCTTCGTGCCGGACCGTCCGTTGCTGGGCGGTCTGGTCGGGCTGCCGGGGCTGGTGATGTTCGCGCTCTACGCCGCCGGCATCCTGTCGGCGCTGGCCGTCGCCTTCGTTTTGAAGGGCACGGTGTTCAAGGGTGCGCGTGAGCCGCTGCTGATGGAGTTGCCGGCCTACCGCCTGCCCAACCCGCGCGACATCGCGCTGGGCCTGTTCGAGCGGGCGAAGGTCTTCCTGGCGCGGGCCGGCACGACGATCTTCGCGCTGATGATCGTCATGTGGTTCCTGGCGAGCTTCCCCGGCGCGCCGGAGGGGGCGACCGAGCCGGCCATCCAGTATTCCATCGCCGGCATGATCGGCCACGCGCTGGAACCGCTGCTGGCGCCCATCGGCTTCACCTGGCAGATCGCCGTGGCGCTGGTGCCGGGCATCGCGGCGCGCGAGGTGGCGGTCGGCGTGCTGGGCACCATCTACGCGCTGAGCGAGAGCGGCGACGCGCTGCAATCCTCGCTGGCCGGGGCGCTCGCCGCCTCCTGGAGCCTGCCGACCGCCCTGTCGCTGCTCGCCTGGTATGTCTTCGCCCCGCAATGCGTCGCCACCCTGTCGGTGGTGAAGCGGGAGACCAACGGCTGGTTCTGGCCGGCGGTGATGTTCGCCTACATGATCACGCTGGCCTACGGGGCGAGCTTCATCACCTACCGCGTCGCCTCGGCGTTGCTGTAAGGGAAGGGGAGGGCACGGCCATGTGGCAGGATCTGCTGGTCGCGGTGGTGGTGGCGCTGGCCGCGGCGTGGACGGTGTGGCGGGTGATCCTGCCGGCCGGGCTGCGCGCCCGCCTGCTGGGCAGGACCGCGCCGAGGGGTTCTGGCTGCGGCGGCGGGTGCAAGGGCTGCGGCCCGGCCGGCGGCGGCTCAGGCTGCCACTGAGCGGGGGCGTCTAGCAGGGTGCGGAAAAAGGGCTGTGCACGGGCGGTTGGTCGTGATTCTTTTCGGTTGAGAAGAACGCGACCGACGAGGGGACGATGCGGGGTTCGGACGAACGCAGCGAGGGTCTGTTCAGCTACGTGAGCTGCGAGGCGCGGGTTCCAGCCAACCACCCGCTGCGAGCGATCCGGGCCATCGTGGACGAGGCGCTGGAGGTGATGTCGCCGGCGTTCGAGGG from Azospirillum brasilense includes:
- the dnaN gene encoding DNA polymerase III subunit beta, coding for MNIIIERAALLRSLGHVQSVVERRNTIPILSNVLLRASDGELSLAATDMDLEIVETVPATVTRAGGTTAPAHTLYDIVRKLPDGSQVELDIGGDGTILTLRAGRSQFKLSCLPVDDFPQLSGGDLPHRFDLTAGDLRALVDRTRFAISTEETRYYLNGIYLHAAKAKAGGAELPVLRAVATDGHRLARVEMPLPEGAAGIPGVIVPRKTVNEIRKLIDEAADRIELSLSDNKIRFAFDSVVVTSKLIDGTFPDYERVIPVGNDKTMEVDAKLFAAAVDRVATISTEKSRAVKLSLTRGTLTLSATSPEAGSATEELEVNYQEGPLEIGFNSRYLLDITQQIEGEGARFSLADAASPTIVRDVADSTALYVLMPMRV
- a CDS encoding SDR family oxidoreductase encodes the protein MASPRLFVFGLGFTARVFADRLKAEGWRVAATCRGEDKRAALEAQGIEAFLFDRGRPLDDARAALAGTTHLLVSVPPDERGDPVLDQHAMDLADLRTLDWAGYLSTTGVYGDTKGEWVGEAAWLRPTGERQKRRVEAERGWLNLYRQYGVPMHLFRLAGIYGPGRSALDNVRDGTARRVDKPGQVFSRIHVEDIAATLRASMDKPTLGAVYNVADDLPSPSHEVVSYACGLLGVEPPPLVPFEEAGLSPMAASFYADCRRVKNDRIKRQLGVDLAYPDYRAGLDAQFAAEGGRQSR
- a CDS encoding tetratricopeptide repeat protein, with translation MNRRNAYLITAALALLSAGPALAAPAVDHNREFQACLTLAEKRPTEALESAQTWLNRGGGDHARLCQALALFHKGDFTTAGARLEELAPVLGKDDPKAGASILGRAGWAWLRAGDNARAERAYSRALALQPDDVDLLIDRAIARAETERFWDAVADLDAALAKDPRRAEAYLYRAAAHKALANDRQAVADIDRALELRPGDPDALLLRANIKAQAGNLPGAREDWSQIVRNTPNSAAAKTAQANLDRSARAPAPAAKGDAKGAAAPAKP
- a CDS encoding FeoA family protein; this translates as MSGHPTPETGSSPGGRHLGELKKGERARVTGVDERGVVTTLPEGELERRMIEMGLVEGSHVEVLHEAFPGRDPIAIRVNEHTLALRRAEARAVLVAPAA
- the feoB gene encoding ferrous iron transporter B → MSVLDSALPPRIALVGNPNCGKTALFNALTGSRQKVANYPGVTVERKIGHFVSPLGRRVQVIDLPGTYSLRARSPDEEVTRDVVLGRFSHEDSPDLLVCVADATNLRLNLRLVVELKRLGRPIILALNMMDAAEKRGCRIDAAALSAALGVPVVPTVAIRRGGVQPLLEQIDGAMAMASDAAADAADNAAPCGWSEPSSRDLRAYHQEVEGLLAGCVADAGLPPLATRRVDAVLLHPVFGLAFLFLVLFLMFQAVFAWAEAPMNLIDGAVSGLKDWVAATLPDGALRSLLTDGIIAGVGSVVIFLPQILVLFFFILVLEATGYLARAAFLLDRLMGGVGLHGRAFIPLLSSFACAVPGVMAARTIENRADRLATIMIAPLMTCSARLPVYTLLIAAFVPDRPLLGGLVGLPGLVMFALYAAGILSALAVAFVLKGTVFKGAREPLLMELPAYRLPNPRDIALGLFERAKVFLARAGTTIFALMIVMWFLASFPGAPEGATEPAIQYSIAGMIGHALEPLLAPIGFTWQIAVALVPGIAAREVAVGVLGTIYALSESGDALQSSLAGALAASWSLPTALSLLAWYVFAPQCVATLSVVKRETNGWFWPAVMFAYMITLAYGASFITYRVASALL